Proteins encoded by one window of Kribbella italica:
- a CDS encoding lactate racemase domain-containing protein, producing the protein MPDLPTETDPYGAARVALDDMPTVLQPGARIAVTAGSRGIRDLVPVVRAAVDWLRAAGAEPFVVPAMGSHGGATAEGQREMLAGLGVTPESVGCPVEATMETVVVGKLDDGTPVHHDAIAAAADGVLLINRVKPHTDFHGPVESGLAKILAIGLGNHRGAASLHAGGIPSLGGAIEAAARTVVAEGKIIGGLAILENAVDQTAAVEFVPADGIGAAAENGLLQRAGSLMGRLPFDQLDVLVVDEMGKDKSGTGMDTNVIGRCWVHGIPEFDSPRIAAISVHRLSEASHGNASGLGMADVIPAGMLEQIDLHASYVNALTSGAGGARRSRLPMVLEDDAAAVLGAVTMSGRRDWSELRLARIRDTLSPHELLVSPALLVEAGNRFDLEITGTARDLTDASGSLGSWGEV; encoded by the coding sequence ATGCCTGACCTTCCCACCGAGACTGATCCGTACGGCGCTGCGCGGGTGGCGCTGGACGACATGCCGACCGTCCTGCAGCCTGGGGCGCGGATCGCGGTCACCGCGGGGAGCCGGGGGATTCGGGACCTGGTGCCCGTGGTTCGCGCCGCTGTCGACTGGTTGCGCGCAGCGGGTGCCGAGCCTTTCGTCGTACCGGCGATGGGGTCGCACGGTGGTGCGACAGCTGAGGGCCAGCGCGAGATGCTGGCGGGCCTCGGCGTCACCCCGGAGTCGGTGGGTTGCCCGGTCGAGGCAACCATGGAGACCGTTGTCGTCGGCAAGCTCGACGACGGGACGCCGGTGCACCACGACGCGATCGCCGCGGCGGCGGACGGCGTCCTGCTGATCAACCGCGTCAAGCCCCACACCGATTTCCACGGACCCGTGGAGAGTGGCCTCGCGAAGATCCTCGCGATCGGCCTCGGCAACCACCGCGGCGCGGCCTCGCTGCACGCCGGTGGCATCCCGTCGCTCGGCGGCGCGATCGAGGCCGCCGCCCGCACGGTGGTTGCTGAAGGCAAGATCATCGGCGGACTGGCGATCCTGGAGAACGCCGTCGACCAGACCGCGGCGGTCGAGTTCGTCCCGGCCGACGGCATCGGTGCCGCCGCCGAGAACGGGCTGCTGCAACGCGCCGGCAGCCTGATGGGCCGGCTCCCGTTCGACCAGCTCGACGTGCTGGTGGTCGACGAGATGGGCAAGGACAAGTCCGGCACCGGCATGGACACGAACGTGATCGGCCGCTGCTGGGTGCACGGGATCCCGGAGTTCGACTCGCCGCGGATCGCCGCGATCAGCGTGCACCGGCTGTCGGAGGCCTCGCACGGCAACGCCTCCGGGCTCGGCATGGCCGACGTGATCCCGGCCGGGATGCTGGAGCAGATCGATCTGCACGCGAGCTACGTCAACGCGCTGACGTCCGGCGCCGGCGGGGCACGTCGTTCGCGGTTGCCGATGGTGCTGGAGGACGACGCGGCCGCCGTACTGGGTGCAGTGACGATGAGCGGACGCCGGGACTGGTCCGAGCTGCGGCTGGCACGGATCCGGGACACGTTGTCGCCGCACGAGTTGCTGGTGTCGCCTGCGCTGCTGGTGGAGGCAGGCAACCGGTTCGACCTGGAGATCACCGGGACAGCGCGGGACCTGACCGACGCGTCGGGCTCGCTCGGGAGCTGGGGAGAGGTATGA
- a CDS encoding FAD-binding oxidoreductase, with protein MDELVDRLSSVVGSVVVDSDVLEAHRQDAATFCTAGVPLVLVRPSSTAEVQEVVRAAGEYGVPIVTQGARTGLSGAANAIDGCILLSTARMNQVLEVSVEDQVAVVQPGVINADLSRAVLEQGLFYPPDPSSWEMSTVGGNIATNAGGLCCVKYGVTGDFVRGLEVVLASGEVIRTGRRTVKGVAGYDLTHVIVGSEGTLGIVTEATLALRPAPEAALTAAATFLSIEEGVAAAAAVMGSGLRPSLLEFIDGITARAIQDYRDMGLPANVGSLLLAQSDRGPRAAEDVAAIAEICTAHGAVDVAVASDAEESAMLLEARRLVHFANEKLGTSLIDDVAVPRSQLVALLHGIDAISKQYGVLIACPGHIGDGNMHPTVIFDQADEAAQARALEAFGAVMDLGLSLGGTITGEHGVGKLKRQWLAEELGPVGLQLQRDVKAAFDPRGLLNPDKLFL; from the coding sequence ATGGACGAACTGGTCGACCGGCTCAGCTCGGTCGTGGGGTCGGTAGTCGTCGACTCCGATGTCCTGGAGGCCCATCGGCAGGACGCGGCGACGTTCTGCACGGCCGGCGTACCGCTTGTGCTGGTCCGGCCTTCGTCGACCGCCGAGGTGCAGGAGGTTGTCCGGGCGGCCGGCGAGTACGGCGTACCGATCGTGACGCAGGGCGCCCGGACCGGGCTGTCCGGCGCTGCGAACGCGATCGACGGCTGCATCCTGCTGTCGACCGCGCGGATGAACCAGGTGCTGGAGGTCTCGGTCGAAGACCAGGTCGCCGTCGTCCAGCCGGGTGTCATCAACGCGGACCTGTCCCGCGCGGTGCTCGAGCAGGGGCTGTTCTACCCGCCGGACCCGTCGTCGTGGGAGATGTCGACGGTCGGCGGCAACATCGCGACCAACGCGGGCGGGCTGTGCTGCGTGAAGTACGGCGTGACCGGCGACTTCGTCCGTGGGCTGGAGGTCGTGCTCGCTTCGGGCGAGGTGATCCGGACCGGGCGACGTACGGTGAAGGGTGTCGCGGGCTACGACCTGACGCACGTCATCGTCGGGTCGGAAGGCACGCTGGGGATCGTCACCGAGGCGACGCTCGCACTGCGCCCCGCGCCGGAGGCCGCGCTGACCGCCGCGGCGACCTTCTTGTCCATCGAGGAAGGCGTCGCTGCCGCTGCCGCCGTGATGGGCTCGGGTCTGCGGCCGTCGCTACTCGAGTTCATCGACGGCATCACCGCCCGGGCGATCCAGGACTACCGCGACATGGGCCTTCCGGCCAACGTCGGATCGTTGCTCCTGGCCCAGTCCGACCGCGGACCGCGCGCCGCCGAGGACGTCGCCGCGATCGCCGAGATCTGCACCGCCCACGGCGCCGTCGACGTCGCGGTCGCTTCCGACGCGGAGGAGTCCGCGATGCTCCTGGAGGCCCGCCGCCTGGTGCACTTCGCGAACGAGAAGCTCGGCACGTCCCTGATCGACGACGTCGCCGTACCGCGCTCCCAGCTGGTCGCGCTGCTGCACGGGATCGATGCCATCAGCAAGCAGTACGGCGTACTGATCGCCTGCCCCGGTCACATCGGCGACGGCAACATGCACCCCACCGTCATCTTCGACCAAGCCGACGAAGCCGCGCAGGCACGCGCCCTGGAGGCCTTCGGCGCGGTCATGGACCTGGGCTTGTCACTGGGCGGCACCATCACCGGCGAACACGGCGTCGGTAAACTCAAACGCCAATGGCTCGCGGAGGAACTCGGACCCGTCGGGCTGCAGCTGCAACGCGACGTCAAGGCCGCTTTCGACCCACGGGGCCTGCTGAACCCCGACAAACTGTTCCTCTGA
- a CDS encoding fumarylacetoacetate hydrolase family protein, producing the protein MHVVRFQSPGGRPQAGVRTGDTVAPVLGVTDLAELLRLTAEEFRAAVAKTGDAIEVGSVKLLPPLDGRGEVWCAGVTYERSRGARMEESGDEDIYDRVYSAERPELFLKSPAWRLVTDGEQIGIRVDSGHDVPEPELAIVANAHGEIVGFTVCNDMSSRSIEGENPLYIPQAKVFAGGCALATGIRPVWEVADPKDLTIDLVIRRDGAEAFTGTTSTAHLIRGLQDLIDVLFVPNDFPDGVILATGTGIVPELDFALRAGDVVEIAISDVGTLTNTVVVGREPFAYLAADSLEENR; encoded by the coding sequence ATGCACGTGGTCCGATTCCAGTCTCCCGGCGGCCGTCCGCAGGCCGGCGTCCGAACCGGTGACACGGTGGCACCGGTTCTCGGCGTCACCGACCTGGCCGAACTGCTCCGGCTGACCGCCGAGGAGTTCCGCGCGGCGGTCGCGAAGACCGGGGACGCGATCGAGGTCGGCAGCGTCAAGCTGCTGCCGCCGCTGGACGGCCGCGGCGAGGTCTGGTGCGCGGGCGTCACGTACGAGCGGTCGCGCGGCGCCCGGATGGAGGAGAGCGGCGACGAGGACATCTACGACCGGGTCTACTCGGCCGAGCGTCCCGAGCTGTTCCTCAAGTCACCGGCCTGGCGCCTCGTCACCGACGGCGAGCAGATCGGCATCCGCGTCGACTCCGGCCACGACGTACCGGAGCCCGAGCTGGCGATCGTCGCCAACGCGCACGGCGAGATCGTCGGGTTCACCGTCTGCAACGACATGAGCTCGCGGTCGATCGAAGGAGAGAACCCGCTCTACATCCCGCAGGCCAAGGTGTTCGCCGGCGGCTGCGCGCTGGCCACCGGCATCCGCCCGGTCTGGGAGGTCGCCGACCCCAAGGACCTGACCATCGACCTGGTGATCCGGCGCGACGGCGCCGAGGCCTTCACCGGTACGACGTCGACCGCGCACCTGATCCGCGGCCTGCAGGACCTGATCGACGTGCTGTTCGTTCCGAACGACTTCCCCGACGGCGTGATCCTGGCCACCGGGACCGGCATCGTGCCCGAGCTCGACTTCGCGCTGCGGGCCGGTGACGTGGTCGAGATCGCGATCAGCGACGTCGGGACGCTGACGAATACGGTGGTCGTCGGACGTGAACCGTTCGCTTATCTGGCTGCTGACTCTCTGGAGGAGAACCGATGA
- a CDS encoding aldehyde dehydrogenase (NADP(+)): MTRDTTPAELEQTLADAAEAAVPLAASAPAVRAGWIRAVADALDAASGELVPIAQRETSLPEARLKGEVGRSSGQLRMFADALEAGPLLEVIIDTADAAAKPVPRPDLRRVLVPLGPVLVFAASNFPFAFSVCGGDTASALAAGCPVIVKAHPGHPELSVRTAEVMIEALTAAGAPAGTLGLIQGYDVGVTALKDARITAAGFTGSVPAGKALHEIAVTRPEPIPFYGELGSLNPVFVTQAAIDARGKDIASGYVGSYTLGVGQFCTKPGLLFLPAGHGLQEQLVEATGGVAAATMLNERIAEGFSSGLDRLRKVDGLRVWSEGGGATLLQTTVGELLARSDEILEECFGPVSIVVEYASVDELVAGIEAFGGNLTATLHAEDADASLAARLVPLLTARAGRVLWNGWPTGVAVSWAQHHGGPFPSTVGSIHTSVGVTAARRFQRPVAYQDAPDALLPAVLQDDNPAGMSRRVNGTVTTAEVSR, encoded by the coding sequence ATGACCCGCGACACCACTCCCGCCGAGCTCGAGCAGACGCTGGCGGACGCCGCCGAGGCCGCGGTACCGCTGGCGGCGTCCGCGCCCGCCGTACGGGCTGGGTGGATCCGTGCGGTCGCCGATGCCCTGGACGCGGCGTCCGGCGAGCTGGTGCCGATCGCGCAGCGGGAGACCTCGTTGCCGGAGGCCCGGTTGAAGGGCGAGGTCGGGCGGAGCAGCGGGCAGCTGCGGATGTTCGCCGACGCGCTCGAAGCGGGTCCGTTGCTCGAGGTGATCATCGACACCGCAGACGCGGCCGCCAAGCCGGTTCCGCGGCCCGATCTGCGGCGGGTGCTGGTGCCGCTCGGGCCGGTGCTGGTGTTTGCTGCGAGCAACTTCCCGTTCGCGTTCAGTGTCTGCGGTGGCGACACGGCGTCGGCGTTGGCCGCCGGGTGCCCGGTGATCGTGAAGGCGCATCCGGGGCATCCTGAGCTGTCCGTACGGACGGCCGAGGTGATGATCGAGGCGCTGACTGCTGCTGGGGCACCGGCGGGAACGCTCGGGCTGATCCAGGGGTACGACGTCGGCGTGACGGCGCTGAAGGATGCGCGGATCACCGCGGCCGGGTTCACCGGGTCGGTGCCCGCGGGCAAGGCCCTGCACGAGATCGCGGTGACGCGACCGGAGCCGATCCCGTTCTACGGGGAGCTCGGGAGCCTGAACCCGGTCTTCGTCACGCAGGCCGCGATCGATGCTCGAGGCAAGGACATTGCGAGCGGGTACGTCGGGTCGTACACGCTCGGTGTCGGACAGTTCTGCACCAAGCCGGGCCTGCTGTTCCTGCCGGCCGGGCACGGACTCCAGGAGCAGCTCGTCGAGGCCACCGGTGGAGTCGCCGCGGCGACGATGCTGAACGAGCGGATCGCCGAGGGCTTCTCGTCCGGGCTGGACCGGCTGCGCAAGGTCGACGGGCTGCGGGTGTGGAGCGAGGGCGGCGGCGCGACGTTGCTGCAGACGACAGTCGGCGAGCTGCTCGCGCGCTCCGACGAGATCCTCGAGGAGTGCTTCGGGCCGGTCTCGATCGTCGTCGAGTACGCGTCGGTGGATGAGCTGGTCGCCGGGATCGAGGCCTTCGGCGGCAACCTGACCGCCACGCTGCACGCGGAAGACGCGGATGCATCGCTGGCTGCCCGCCTGGTCCCGCTCCTGACGGCCCGCGCCGGCCGAGTGTTGTGGAACGGCTGGCCCACGGGTGTCGCCGTCTCCTGGGCCCAGCACCACGGCGGCCCGTTCCCGTCGACGGTCGGCTCCATCCACACCAGCGTCGGCGTCACCGCCGCCCGCCGCTTCCAGCGCCCGGTCGCATACCAGGACGCGCCGGACGCGCTCCTCCCCGCCGTACTCCAGGACGACAACCCGGCCGGCATGAGCCGCCGAGTGAACGGGACCGTGACAACCGCGGAGGTTTCTCGATGA
- a CDS encoding class I SAM-dependent methyltransferase: protein MTTSARYDEVADYYAAGWSDDLSDPTTVALLDLLGPVADRDVLEIACGHGRVSRGLARLGASVVGVDLSSAMLAKAAEAEARDPLGITYLQTNVASPELLAGETFDAVVCSFGLSDIDDLDGTLATVRRVMRPGGVFAFCILHPCFPGVDGVSGAWPTDGSYYDERWWQADGSLSTLRQQVGANHRTLSTYLNSLRQHGFTLDAFAEPQPAVDADSPRAAMTSYPVFLVARCVV, encoded by the coding sequence ATGACGACTTCCGCGCGGTACGACGAAGTAGCCGACTACTACGCCGCCGGCTGGAGCGACGACCTCAGCGACCCGACCACGGTCGCGTTGCTCGACCTGCTCGGGCCGGTCGCCGACCGCGACGTACTGGAGATCGCCTGCGGGCACGGGCGGGTGTCGCGCGGGCTGGCTCGGCTGGGCGCATCCGTTGTCGGCGTCGATCTTTCGTCGGCGATGCTCGCCAAGGCGGCCGAGGCCGAGGCTCGGGACCCATTGGGCATCACCTATCTGCAGACGAACGTCGCCTCGCCTGAGCTGCTGGCAGGCGAGACCTTCGACGCTGTGGTGTGCAGCTTCGGGCTGTCGGACATCGACGACCTCGACGGCACGCTCGCCACCGTGCGCCGGGTCATGCGTCCCGGCGGTGTCTTCGCCTTCTGCATCCTGCACCCGTGCTTCCCGGGCGTGGACGGCGTCTCCGGCGCCTGGCCGACCGACGGCTCGTACTACGACGAGCGCTGGTGGCAGGCCGACGGCTCGCTGTCGACCCTGCGCCAACAGGTCGGCGCCAACCACCGCACGCTCTCCACGTACCTGAATTCCCTGCGGCAGCACGGCTTCACGCTCGATGCCTTCGCCGAGCCGCAGCCGGCTGTCGACGCCGACTCGCCGCGCGCGGCGATGACGTCGTACCCGGTCTTCCTCGTCGCGCGGTGCGTCGTCTAG
- a CDS encoding IlvD/Edd family dehydratase: MTDLPPTNDPNEVNDLNLPGTDGEPTPEKTGRPAGTEPGGPDGHTGRRSFDHWFGEKDRNGFIHRSWMRAQGFSDEVFDGRPVIGICNTWSELTPCNAHLRRLAESVKRGVWQAGGFPLEFPAMSLGETMLRPTAMLFRNLLSMDVEESLRGNPIDGAILLTGCDKTTPGSIMGAASVDLPTLVVTGGPMLNGKFRGCDIGSGTAVWRFTQDRNAGRMSEEDYAAAESGMSRSNGHCMTMGTASTMACMAEALGLQLTGSAAIPAVDSRRYSIAQQAGQRIVQMVHEDLKPSDILTRDAFANAVRANAAIGGSTNAVIHLLAIAGRVGVELTLDDMDEWARGVPWLVDLQPSGKYLMEDFYYAGGLPAVMKEILPLLKADAITVTGKSIGENVARAERTDWSGQEGQPAHPVIRPVGNPLGSGAGTAVLKGNLAPDGAVVKQSAASERLLQHRGKALVFSSIEEYDKAVDDPDLDVDEDTVLVLQNSGPRGYPGMPEVGNMTIPRKLAEIGVDDMVRISDARMSGTAYGTVVLHVTPEAAVGGPLAFVRTGDWIELDVPGRRLHLDVSDEELAKRRADWQPPAAPTGRGWAKLYVDHVTQANQGCDLDFLIGKTGSAVARQSH, translated from the coding sequence ATGACCGACCTACCCCCGACCAACGACCCCAACGAAGTCAATGATCTGAACCTTCCTGGTACTGATGGTGAGCCGACTCCAGAAAAAACTGGAAGGCCTGCTGGTACGGAACCAGGTGGTCCCGACGGCCACACGGGGCGCCGGAGCTTCGACCACTGGTTCGGGGAGAAGGACCGGAACGGGTTCATCCACCGTTCCTGGATGCGGGCGCAGGGGTTCTCGGACGAGGTGTTCGATGGGCGGCCGGTGATCGGCATCTGCAACACCTGGTCGGAGCTGACGCCCTGCAACGCGCACCTCCGCCGGCTCGCCGAGTCGGTGAAGCGGGGAGTGTGGCAGGCCGGCGGGTTCCCGCTCGAGTTCCCGGCGATGTCGCTCGGTGAGACCATGCTCCGCCCGACCGCCATGCTGTTCCGCAACCTGCTCAGCATGGACGTCGAGGAGTCCCTGCGCGGCAACCCGATCGACGGCGCGATCCTGCTCACCGGCTGCGACAAGACGACGCCCGGCTCGATCATGGGCGCCGCGTCGGTCGACCTGCCGACGCTCGTGGTGACCGGCGGCCCGATGCTGAACGGCAAGTTCCGCGGCTGCGACATCGGCTCCGGTACGGCGGTCTGGCGCTTCACCCAGGACCGCAACGCCGGCCGCATGTCCGAGGAGGACTACGCCGCCGCCGAGTCCGGCATGTCCCGCAGCAACGGCCACTGCATGACGATGGGGACGGCGTCCACGATGGCCTGCATGGCCGAGGCGCTCGGCCTGCAACTGACCGGTTCCGCCGCGATCCCGGCCGTCGACTCCCGCCGGTACTCGATCGCCCAGCAGGCCGGTCAGCGGATCGTCCAGATGGTGCACGAGGACCTGAAACCGAGCGACATCCTCACCCGCGACGCGTTCGCGAACGCCGTCCGGGCGAACGCCGCGATCGGCGGCTCGACCAACGCGGTCATCCACCTGTTGGCGATCGCCGGCCGGGTCGGCGTCGAACTGACGCTGGACGACATGGACGAGTGGGCGCGCGGCGTGCCGTGGCTGGTGGACCTGCAGCCGTCGGGCAAGTACCTGATGGAGGACTTCTACTACGCCGGCGGCCTGCCCGCGGTGATGAAGGAGATCCTGCCGCTGCTCAAGGCCGACGCGATCACCGTGACCGGCAAGAGCATCGGCGAGAACGTCGCCCGCGCGGAGCGGACCGACTGGAGCGGGCAGGAAGGACAGCCCGCGCACCCGGTGATCCGCCCGGTCGGTAACCCGCTCGGCAGTGGCGCGGGAACCGCCGTACTGAAGGGAAATCTCGCGCCGGACGGTGCTGTGGTCAAGCAGTCGGCGGCATCGGAGCGGTTGCTGCAGCACCGGGGCAAGGCGCTGGTGTTCAGCAGCATCGAGGAGTACGACAAGGCCGTCGACGATCCGGACCTGGACGTCGACGAGGACACCGTGCTGGTACTCCAGAACTCCGGGCCGCGCGGCTACCCGGGCATGCCGGAGGTCGGCAACATGACGATCCCGCGCAAGCTCGCGGAGATCGGTGTCGACGACATGGTGCGGATCTCGGACGCGCGGATGAGCGGTACGGCGTACGGGACGGTGGTGCTGCACGTCACGCCTGAGGCCGCGGTCGGTGGGCCGCTGGCTTTCGTCCGTACCGGCGACTGGATCGAGCTGGATGTGCCAGGGCGCCGGTTGCACCTGGATGTATCAGATGAGGAGCTCGCCAAGCGCCGAGCCGACTGGCAACCGCCCGCGGCACCGACCGGTCGCGGCTGGGCGAAGCTGTACGTCGACCACGTCACGCAGGCCAACCAGGGCTGCGACCTCGACTTCCTGATCGGCAAAACCGGCTCCGCCGTCGCCCGCCAGAGCCACTGA
- a CDS encoding RtcB family protein, which yields MNVQYPVPLSGAKSSTLMWAQEHEVGAQALQQLRNIAALPWVHGVRVMPDVHLGKGATVGSVIAMKQAVSPAAVGVDIGCGMEGVLTSLTAADLPDDLSKIRSRIEAAVPVGFRAHEYPVSVRKLGLDRGWNTFWGSFSSLHDGVQDREKKAHQQMGSLGGGNHFIEVCLDDEDRVWLMLHSGSRNIGKELAERHMRIAKALPHNADLPDRDLAVFLSGTPEMDAYRRDLTWAQEYASRNRAVMLALVMQAVRESFAHELTFEKPISCHHNYVAEETIDDVDLLVTRKGAIRAGLGDLGLIPGSMGTGSYVVRGLGSERSFYSASHGAGRRMSRNEAKRRYTVDDLIAQTAGVESRKDAGVLDELPAAYKDIESVIAAQSDLVEVVAHLKQVVCVKG from the coding sequence ATGAACGTGCAGTACCCGGTCCCGCTGAGTGGGGCGAAGAGCTCCACTCTGATGTGGGCTCAGGAGCACGAGGTGGGCGCGCAAGCCCTGCAGCAGCTGCGGAACATCGCCGCGCTGCCGTGGGTGCACGGCGTACGAGTGATGCCGGACGTGCATCTCGGCAAGGGGGCGACGGTGGGCTCGGTGATCGCGATGAAGCAGGCGGTGTCGCCGGCGGCGGTCGGAGTCGACATCGGGTGCGGCATGGAGGGCGTCCTGACCTCGCTGACCGCGGCGGACCTGCCGGACGACCTGTCGAAGATCCGGAGCCGGATCGAGGCCGCCGTACCGGTCGGGTTCCGGGCGCACGAGTACCCGGTGAGCGTGCGCAAGCTCGGGCTCGACCGGGGCTGGAACACCTTCTGGGGTTCGTTCTCGAGCCTGCACGACGGCGTGCAGGACCGGGAGAAGAAGGCGCACCAGCAGATGGGGTCGCTCGGTGGGGGCAACCACTTCATCGAGGTCTGCCTGGACGACGAGGACCGGGTCTGGCTGATGCTGCACTCGGGGTCGCGCAACATCGGCAAGGAGCTGGCGGAGCGGCACATGCGGATCGCGAAGGCGCTGCCGCACAACGCCGACCTGCCGGATCGCGACCTGGCCGTGTTCCTGTCCGGTACGCCGGAGATGGACGCGTACCGGCGCGACCTGACCTGGGCGCAGGAGTACGCCTCGCGCAACCGCGCGGTGATGCTCGCCCTGGTGATGCAGGCCGTCCGGGAGTCGTTCGCGCACGAGCTGACGTTCGAGAAGCCGATCTCGTGCCACCACAACTACGTGGCGGAGGAGACGATCGACGACGTCGACCTGCTGGTCACCCGCAAGGGCGCGATCCGGGCGGGGCTCGGCGATCTCGGGCTGATCCCGGGGTCGATGGGCACCGGCTCGTACGTCGTCCGCGGGCTCGGCTCGGAGCGGTCGTTCTACTCGGCCTCGCACGGGGCAGGCCGGCGGATGAGCCGCAACGAGGCCAAGCGGCGCTACACGGTCGACGACCTGATCGCGCAGACGGCAGGCGTCGAGTCCCGCAAGGACGCGGGGGTGCTCGACGAGCTGCCGGCGGCGTACAAGGACATCGAGTCGGTCATCGCGGCACAGTCGGACCTGGTCGAGGTCGTTGCCCACCTCAAGCAGGTGGTGTGTGTGAAGGGTTGA
- a CDS encoding SDR family oxidoreductase, giving the protein MTVLVLGSTGSTGRRVADQLRSRDIAVRAASRSGPDVFDWTAPDTWPAALDGITSIYVMAPDGVPVDPAFITQAAEAGVQRLVLLSTMHPEEIGDTRLLAAEAAVRASAAEWTIVRAHWFNQNFDEGFFLPAIQAGRLVVPLADQRQAFVDATDLAAVAVEALLGDGHHTQTYEVTGPEPLTFTEACATISRVTGRDIQYDGTPEAYLATPGATEEALNFFLNQLPLGDSVPTDTVQRLTGRPAIPFHTYAEHAAPAWT; this is encoded by the coding sequence ATGACTGTTCTCGTACTCGGATCAACCGGTTCGACCGGCCGCCGCGTCGCCGACCAGTTGCGCTCCCGCGACATCGCCGTCCGCGCCGCCTCCCGCTCAGGCCCCGACGTCTTCGACTGGACCGCCCCCGACACCTGGCCCGCCGCCCTAGACGGCATCACGTCGATCTACGTGATGGCCCCCGACGGCGTACCGGTCGACCCAGCCTTCATCACCCAAGCCGCGGAGGCCGGCGTACAACGCCTCGTCCTCCTCTCGACCATGCACCCCGAGGAGATCGGCGACACCCGCCTGCTCGCCGCCGAGGCCGCTGTCCGCGCCTCCGCCGCCGAGTGGACCATCGTCCGAGCCCACTGGTTCAACCAGAACTTCGACGAAGGCTTCTTCCTCCCCGCCATCCAGGCCGGCCGCCTCGTCGTCCCCCTGGCCGACCAGCGTCAAGCCTTCGTCGACGCCACCGACCTGGCCGCCGTGGCCGTGGAAGCCCTACTAGGTGACGGCCACCACACCCAAACCTACGAAGTCACCGGCCCCGAACCCCTCACCTTCACCGAAGCCTGCGCCACCATCTCCCGGGTCACCGGCCGCGACATCCAGTACGACGGCACCCCTGAGGCCTACCTGGCCACCCCCGGAGCCACCGAAGAAGCCCTCAACTTCTTCCTCAACCAACTCCCCCTGGGCGACTCGGTCCCCACCGACACAGTCCAACGCCTCACCGGCCGCCCAGCCATCCCCTTCCACACGTACGCCGAACACGCCGCCCCCGCCTGGACCTGA
- a CDS encoding HNH endonuclease yields the protein MSGVIVLNASYEQLHVVSIQHAIRMLVREVAVVEEAHDGAGIGPFPRPRVLRLVRYVVTKWRYATGRLQYTRAGVLKRDKFTCAYCGKSGATTMDHVVPRSRGGRGEWLNAVAAHASCNEKKGCRTPEEAGMPLLWQPWIPSRAEIAL from the coding sequence ATGAGCGGTGTCATCGTGCTCAACGCCTCGTATGAGCAGCTCCACGTCGTGTCGATCCAGCACGCCATCCGGATGCTCGTCCGGGAGGTCGCGGTCGTCGAGGAAGCGCACGACGGCGCCGGCATCGGTCCGTTCCCCCGGCCGCGTGTGCTCCGTCTGGTCCGGTACGTCGTCACCAAGTGGCGCTACGCGACCGGCCGGTTGCAGTACACCCGGGCCGGCGTCCTGAAACGGGACAAGTTCACCTGCGCGTACTGCGGCAAGTCCGGCGCGACCACGATGGACCACGTGGTTCCACGGTCGCGCGGTGGTCGCGGCGAGTGGCTGAACGCGGTCGCCGCGCACGCGTCGTGCAACGAGAAGAAGGGGTGCCGCACCCCTGAGGAAGCCGGGATGCCGCTGTTGTGGCAGCCCTGGATCCCTTCCCGTGCGGAGATAGCCCTCTGA